One genomic window of Luteitalea pratensis includes the following:
- a CDS encoding glucoamylase family protein: MDDLHRPPTERELGLLQFSTVLYYLHETNPDNGLVRDKTDPTAPVSIAAVGMALATIPVVVERGVLSRNFAAKITLKRLRYLLACRQGPEPDATGYKGFFYHFLDIETGRRVWNCELSTIDSAFLFAGALTVGTFFDRDTRDEIEIRDLADSLYRRADWNWARDGGPTLTHGWRPETGFIQHRYQGYDEGLLLYVLGLGSPTHPLPAESYHAYCSTYRWQHIYGRDLLHSGPLFTHQLSHLWIDFRGIRDAFMRAHDSDYFENSRQATFVQQEYAIRNPGNFVGYGEHCWGFTACDGPGWETRVVGGVQREFFDYLARGAPFGPDDGTVAPWVVLASLPFAPEIVIPTVRNFAQMDMGMIGKYGFKPSFNQSFAVPESPTGWWVTPYHFGVDQGPVVLMIENYRTGLLWKIMSRCPAVVMGLRRAGFTGGWL, from the coding sequence ATGGACGATCTCCATCGACCGCCCACCGAGCGAGAGCTGGGCCTGCTGCAGTTCTCCACGGTTCTCTACTACCTGCATGAGACCAACCCGGACAATGGACTGGTCCGGGACAAGACGGACCCGACGGCTCCCGTCAGTATCGCCGCCGTCGGCATGGCGCTGGCGACGATCCCGGTCGTGGTCGAGCGTGGAGTGCTCTCGCGAAACTTCGCCGCAAAGATCACCCTGAAACGCCTGCGGTATCTTCTCGCCTGTCGGCAGGGTCCCGAGCCAGACGCCACCGGTTACAAAGGCTTCTTCTACCATTTCCTCGACATCGAGACCGGTCGTCGCGTGTGGAACTGCGAGCTGTCCACAATCGACTCGGCGTTCCTGTTTGCCGGCGCCCTGACGGTCGGCACCTTCTTCGACCGTGACACTCGCGACGAGATCGAGATCAGGGACCTTGCCGACAGCCTGTACCGTCGGGCCGACTGGAACTGGGCGCGGGATGGCGGGCCAACGCTCACGCATGGCTGGCGGCCGGAGACCGGCTTCATCCAGCACCGCTATCAAGGCTATGACGAAGGCCTGCTGCTGTACGTCCTCGGACTCGGCTCGCCCACGCACCCTTTACCGGCCGAGAGCTATCACGCCTATTGTTCGACGTATCGATGGCAGCACATCTACGGTCGTGACCTGCTGCACTCGGGCCCGCTCTTCACCCATCAGCTCTCGCACCTGTGGATCGACTTTCGCGGTATTCGTGACGCGTTCATGCGAGCGCACGACAGCGACTACTTCGAGAACAGCCGGCAGGCGACATTCGTGCAGCAGGAGTACGCGATCCGCAATCCCGGGAACTTCGTCGGCTACGGCGAGCACTGCTGGGGCTTCACTGCATGCGACGGCCCGGGCTGGGAGACGCGTGTCGTCGGTGGAGTCCAACGCGAGTTCTTCGACTACCTCGCCAGAGGCGCGCCATTCGGTCCCGACGACGGCACTGTTGCCCCGTGGGTCGTCCTCGCCTCGCTTCCATTCGCGCCAGAGATCGTCATTCCCACCGTGCGAAACTTCGCCCAAATGGACATGGGAATGATTGGCAAGTATGGGTTCAAGCCGTCCTTCAACCAGTCGTTTGCCGTACCGGAGAGCCCGACCGGATGGTGGGTCACGCCCTACCATTTCGGCGTCGATCAAGGGCCGGTCGTGCTGATGATCGAGAACTATCGGACAGGGCTGCTCTGGAAGATCATGAGCCGCTGCCCGGCGGTGGTCATGGGACTTCGGCGCGCGGGATTCACCGGGGGCTGGTTGTAG
- a CDS encoding PadR family transcriptional regulator — MSKLELLQGTLDLMVLQTLHTLGPLHGYGIARRIEQASGNEVLLNQGTIYASLVRLQHRGWITAAWGTSDNNRRAKYYALAARGRAALSKETAHWHRVTGMVGRVLGATGGAVK; from the coding sequence GTGTCCAAGCTCGAACTTCTTCAGGGAACGCTGGACCTCATGGTGCTGCAGACACTGCACACGCTGGGGCCGTTGCACGGCTATGGCATTGCCCGTCGGATCGAGCAGGCGAGCGGCAACGAGGTATTGCTCAATCAGGGCACGATCTACGCCTCCCTGGTGCGGTTGCAGCACCGCGGCTGGATCACGGCCGCGTGGGGCACCTCGGACAACAACCGCCGCGCGAAGTACTACGCGCTGGCGGCCCGTGGACGCGCCGCGCTGTCGAAAGAGACCGCGCACTGGCATCGCGTCACCGGCATGGTGGGCCGGGTCCTCGGCGCCACTGGCGGGGCCGTGAAGTGA
- a CDS encoding ABC transporter permease codes for MAVLQGRRRDLDFDDELQTHLQLATDELVARGVDGEEARRRAAVAIGGLDAAREAHRDARGLPLLESAWADVRYGVRRLIKAPAFTLCVAVILAVGIGANTAMFSVVNAIVLRPLPFAAADRLVWIAPDTRDEGMSARTYPIRVVEEMQRNSSTLDGVTGYFAFFGFASYTLTGRGDAERLIGVPVGPQFFEMLGVAPAIGRGFTAQELAPNGPRAALITHATWQRTFAGNAAIVGQPVTLSGQPVTVVGVLPAAFDFGSVFVPGTRVDMFVPANYAEMREWGNVLAVVGRLAPGASLEAVRTEFRSLMPRIGTNLGTFLNQTAVITPLEEHVNGRIERSLLVLWGAAGLVLLIACANLAGLLLARTSARSKEIAVRLALGASRSRIVRQIVTESTVLSVIGAGLGIPLAYGLVSYLKSLPGLSLPLLHRVEVDGMALLFTALVAVGSGVAFGLLPARRIASGDSQQSMRDQTRGSTRGRGHARLRSTLVVVEIALACVLLVGAGLLLRTFLRVQAVNLGFAPSQAFAMRVNTSADMDRKARHVLLREMLRRLRNAPGIEAAALSDGLPLDRNRTWSVSAPGREVRPGETLLAFVYITGPEFFKTMGMRLTSGRDLAETDRSDNEPVMVVSESLARALYPGQDAVGRMAQRGPGLVRIVGVVSDIRQTSLEAQGALHMYLPYEQVGDGGLDLIVRSSLPAASAGTTVRRTTGELDPTLSATDLRSLDDLIERAISPRRFLVWLLGAFAVIALVLASLGIYSTVAFSVGERVREFGVRMALGATAADISRGVLAQTATLAAVGVTIGGLVSLWLARLMTALLYETSSTDVATFVLTALVLSTVAMVAGYVPAARAARVSPMAALRNE; via the coding sequence GTGGCGGTGCTTCAGGGGCGCCGCCGCGATCTGGACTTCGACGACGAACTCCAGACCCACCTCCAGTTGGCGACCGACGAGCTCGTGGCACGCGGTGTCGATGGCGAGGAAGCGCGCCGCCGCGCCGCGGTGGCGATCGGCGGACTGGACGCGGCGCGTGAGGCACATCGAGACGCGCGCGGCCTGCCGTTGCTGGAGAGCGCGTGGGCCGACGTCCGGTACGGCGTGCGGCGGCTGATCAAGGCGCCGGCCTTCACGCTGTGCGTCGCCGTCATTCTGGCCGTCGGCATCGGCGCGAATACGGCCATGTTCAGCGTCGTGAATGCGATCGTATTGCGTCCGCTGCCGTTTGCCGCCGCCGACCGCCTCGTCTGGATCGCTCCGGATACGCGAGACGAGGGGATGAGCGCGCGCACGTATCCCATCCGTGTCGTGGAGGAGATGCAGCGCAACAGCAGCACGCTGGATGGCGTGACGGGCTACTTCGCGTTCTTCGGCTTTGCCAGCTACACGCTCACCGGCCGCGGTGACGCGGAGCGCCTGATCGGCGTGCCCGTCGGTCCGCAGTTCTTCGAGATGCTCGGCGTGGCGCCGGCGATCGGGCGCGGCTTCACTGCGCAAGAACTCGCTCCAAACGGCCCGCGAGCGGCCCTCATCACGCACGCGACCTGGCAAAGGACGTTCGCGGGTAACGCGGCCATCGTCGGGCAGCCCGTCACGCTCAGCGGGCAGCCCGTCACGGTCGTCGGTGTCTTGCCGGCGGCCTTCGACTTCGGCTCGGTGTTCGTGCCAGGCACCCGGGTGGACATGTTCGTGCCCGCCAACTATGCAGAGATGCGGGAGTGGGGCAACGTGTTGGCTGTGGTCGGCAGGCTCGCGCCAGGTGCGTCACTGGAAGCAGTCCGGACGGAATTTCGATCGCTCATGCCGCGCATCGGCACGAACCTCGGGACGTTTCTCAACCAGACGGCAGTGATCACGCCACTCGAAGAGCACGTCAACGGCCGCATCGAGCGATCCCTGCTGGTGTTGTGGGGCGCGGCAGGTCTCGTACTGCTCATCGCCTGTGCCAATCTCGCAGGGCTGCTCCTGGCCAGGACGTCGGCCCGCAGCAAGGAGATCGCGGTGCGCTTGGCGCTAGGCGCCAGTCGGTCACGGATTGTCCGGCAGATCGTCACCGAGAGTACTGTCCTGTCGGTCATCGGCGCTGGTCTGGGAATTCCACTCGCGTATGGCCTGGTGAGCTACCTCAAGTCGCTGCCCGGGCTGAGCCTGCCCCTCCTGCACCGGGTCGAGGTCGACGGCATGGCCCTGCTCTTCACGGCGTTGGTCGCAGTGGGGTCTGGCGTGGCGTTCGGCCTGCTGCCCGCCAGACGGATCGCCTCCGGAGACTCGCAGCAGTCCATGCGCGATCAAACGCGTGGCTCCACCCGCGGACGAGGCCATGCGCGGCTGCGGTCCACGCTGGTGGTCGTGGAGATCGCGCTTGCCTGCGTGCTGCTGGTCGGCGCCGGCCTCCTGCTGCGCACGTTCCTCCGTGTCCAGGCCGTCAACCTGGGATTCGCGCCGTCGCAAGCCTTTGCCATGCGCGTGAACACCAGTGCCGACATGGACCGCAAGGCGCGGCACGTGTTGCTGCGGGAGATGCTTCGCCGCCTGAGGAATGCCCCTGGCATCGAGGCAGCGGCGCTGAGCGATGGACTGCCGCTCGATCGCAACCGCACGTGGTCCGTCAGCGCTCCAGGGCGGGAGGTCAGGCCCGGCGAGACGCTGCTCGCGTTTGTCTACATCACAGGCCCGGAGTTCTTCAAGACCATGGGCATGCGGCTCACCAGCGGCCGCGACCTGGCCGAGACCGATCGGTCCGACAACGAGCCGGTGATGGTCGTCAGCGAGAGCCTGGCGCGTGCGCTCTACCCGGGGCAGGACGCCGTCGGGCGCATGGCCCAGCGTGGACCTGGGCTGGTGCGGATCGTCGGCGTCGTCAGCGACATCCGGCAGACGAGCCTGGAGGCGCAGGGCGCGCTGCACATGTACCTGCCCTACGAGCAGGTCGGGGATGGAGGGCTCGATCTCATCGTCCGCTCCTCGCTTCCCGCGGCGTCTGCCGGCACGACGGTGCGCCGCACGACCGGGGAACTCGATCCGACGCTGTCAGCGACGGACCTCCGGTCGCTGGACGACCTGATCGAACGTGCCATCTCGCCGCGTCGCTTCCTGGTGTGGCTGCTCGGCGCGTTTGCCGTCATTGCGCTGGTTCTCGCGTCGCTGGGCATCTACAGCACCGTGGCCTTCAGCGTCGGCGAACGTGTCCGCGAGTTCGGCGTGCGCATGGCGCTGGGCGCGACTGCGGCAGACATCAGCCGTGGCGTGCTGGCGCAGACGGCCACACTGGCAGCTGTTGGCGTGACGATCGGCGGCCTCGTGTCGCTATGGCTGGCGCGGCTCATGACGGCCCTGCTCTACGAGACCTCCTCGACAGACGTCGCCACGTTCGTGCTGACGGCGCTGGTGCTCTCCACCGTCGCCATGGTCGCTGGCTACGTTCCCGCGGCGCGCGCGGCCCGCGTGTCGCCCATGGCTGCGCTACGAAACGAGTAG
- a CDS encoding serine/threonine-protein kinase: MSLSAGTRIGPYEIVVPLGAGAMGDVYRARDTRLARMVAIKVLARTDARRIARLEREARAISRVSHRYICALHDIGRQDGLEYLVMEYLEGETLARRLEGGALQLDEALSIGIQMCEALDAAHSAGVIHRDLKPSNVMLTPGGVKLLDFGLAKLHDPEPDPNLPASTQSRFSTEDGAVVGTYPYMAPEQVAGGHVDGRADIFALGVVIYEMASGVRPFDAPTRAEVAAAILTRTPPVLSSLCSHVPAALDRAVQRCLAKDPEARWQTARDLASELRWIAGEVEAGRPDRPASPHEATPRRRLLAWAGIGSVAGLAVGAVVLWGLIASGLVRRTAPIPRFTQLTFRSGTIPAARFAPDGETIIYSAAWHDQPYGLYMSRTGSAEARALGITGAKLLAVSTSGELALLRGGHGTLSFFGRGAGTLARVSLAGGAPRDVLDQVVSADWVPGTDQLVVSRTGGHVEFPIGTRIYKSSSGGVRAVRVAPSGDRVALLQGGAGGTSVIILDRSGRTIASSSWSDAGNVTWSPDGQEVWFSANRRYASPVLWAMSTTGEIRVLVPTPPEMHIIQDVFHDGRILVATHMRQHGLCCVGSDTPPRELAWFDFSIPEALSAGGTTVVFGDRPAGAPGTAYLRKTDGSDAIRLGEGYPEDLSPDGNSVLVGIRTGAAHWAILPTGSGSSRSLPRGQLERLGEANFLPDGRHIAFWGAERGRAGRIFVQDLDDGSEPRAISPEGVGTNALATPDGRFVWGASSVSGHALYPVGEGRPRPVPLLSTDDEPLQWSTDARYLYVRRDDWPPEIDRIDTTTATRIRWRTVFPSDPAGVDTIGNILITPDGRLHCYNYARLLTNLFIVDQFN; encoded by the coding sequence ATGTCGTTGTCGGCCGGCACGCGAATCGGCCCGTACGAGATCGTGGTGCCGCTCGGGGCAGGCGCCATGGGGGACGTCTACCGCGCGCGCGACACGCGTCTGGCCCGCATGGTCGCGATCAAGGTCCTGGCGCGCACCGACGCACGCCGAATCGCCCGCCTCGAACGTGAGGCCCGCGCCATCTCACGCGTAAGCCATCGCTACATTTGCGCGCTACACGACATCGGACGCCAGGACGGGCTCGAGTACCTGGTGATGGAGTATCTCGAAGGCGAGACGCTGGCCCGGCGGCTCGAAGGCGGCGCCCTGCAACTCGACGAGGCGCTCTCCATCGGCATCCAGATGTGCGAGGCCCTGGATGCGGCGCACTCGGCCGGCGTCATCCACCGCGATCTGAAGCCGAGCAACGTCATGCTGACCCCGGGCGGCGTGAAGCTGCTCGATTTCGGCCTGGCCAAGCTGCACGACCCCGAACCGGACCCGAACCTGCCGGCTTCCACACAGAGTCGCTTCAGCACCGAAGACGGCGCGGTCGTGGGCACGTATCCGTACATGGCGCCCGAGCAGGTCGCGGGTGGCCATGTCGATGGCCGCGCGGACATCTTTGCGCTGGGCGTCGTGATCTACGAGATGGCGTCGGGCGTGCGTCCATTCGACGCGCCGACGCGGGCCGAAGTGGCGGCTGCGATTCTCACGCGGACGCCGCCCGTCCTTTCAAGCCTCTGTTCCCATGTGCCGGCGGCGCTCGATCGTGCCGTCCAACGATGCCTGGCCAAGGATCCGGAAGCGCGCTGGCAGACGGCGCGTGACCTCGCGTCGGAGCTGCGCTGGATCGCGGGAGAGGTCGAAGCCGGCCGTCCCGATCGACCCGCATCGCCGCACGAGGCCACGCCGCGGCGGCGACTCCTTGCGTGGGCAGGAATCGGTAGCGTCGCCGGGCTGGCGGTGGGTGCCGTCGTGCTGTGGGGCTTGATCGCGAGTGGCCTGGTGCGCCGCACTGCTCCCATCCCGCGGTTCACTCAGCTGACATTTCGTTCGGGCACGATTCCCGCTGCCCGATTCGCCCCGGACGGCGAGACGATCATCTATAGCGCCGCCTGGCACGATCAGCCGTATGGGTTGTACATGTCGCGGACGGGCAGTGCCGAAGCACGCGCGCTCGGCATCACCGGCGCGAAGCTCCTGGCCGTCTCGACATCGGGCGAACTGGCCTTGCTGCGGGGAGGCCATGGCACCCTGAGTTTCTTCGGTCGCGGCGCCGGCACACTTGCTCGCGTGTCGCTTGCGGGCGGCGCACCGCGGGACGTGCTCGACCAGGTGGTGTCGGCCGACTGGGTGCCGGGCACCGACCAACTCGTCGTGTCCCGAACCGGTGGCCACGTCGAGTTCCCGATCGGGACGAGGATCTACAAGTCATCGTCGGGCGGAGTCCGGGCCGTGCGGGTGGCACCGAGCGGCGACCGCGTGGCGTTGCTACAGGGGGGTGCAGGAGGTACGAGTGTCATCATCCTCGATCGATCGGGCAGGACGATCGCGTCGAGCTCGTGGAGCGATGCGGGTAACGTCACGTGGTCGCCGGACGGACAGGAGGTCTGGTTCAGCGCGAACCGGCGGTATGCGTCGCCCGTGTTGTGGGCCATGTCGACGACAGGAGAGATCAGGGTCCTGGTGCCGACCCCCCCTGAGATGCACATCATCCAGGACGTGTTCCACGACGGTCGCATCCTCGTCGCGACGCACATGCGCCAGCACGGCCTGTGCTGCGTAGGTTCGGACACGCCTCCTCGCGAGTTGGCGTGGTTCGACTTCTCGATACCAGAAGCGCTGTCGGCCGGCGGCACCACCGTGGTCTTCGGCGACAGGCCCGCCGGCGCTCCCGGCACGGCCTACCTGCGCAAGACCGACGGGAGCGACGCGATCCGGCTCGGCGAGGGATACCCGGAGGACCTGTCACCCGACGGCAATTCCGTGCTCGTTGGTATCAGGACCGGAGCCGCACATTGGGCCATCCTCCCGACCGGTTCCGGTTCGTCGAGATCGTTGCCGCGGGGACAACTCGAGAGACTGGGTGAGGCCAATTTCCTGCCTGACGGGCGGCACATCGCCTTCTGGGGCGCCGAGCGAGGCCGCGCCGGACGCATCTTCGTGCAAGACCTCGATGACGGCTCCGAGCCTCGCGCGATCTCTCCCGAAGGCGTCGGGACGAACGCACTGGCCACGCCGGACGGACGATTCGTCTGGGGCGCCTCGTCCGTCTCCGGTCACGCGCTCTATCCGGTGGGCGAAGGTCGCCCGCGGCCGGTGCCGTTGCTGTCCACAGATGACGAGCCCTTGCAGTGGAGCACGGACGCCAGATACCTGTACGTCCGCCGCGACGACTGGCCGCCAGAGATCGACCGAATCGATACCACGACCGCCACGCGCATCCGGTGGCGAACCGTGTTTCCCAGCGACCCTGCGGGTGTCGACACCATCGGCAACATCCTGATTACCCCCGACGGGAGGCTTCACTGCTACAACTACGCGCGCCTTCTGACCAACTTGTTCATCGTGGACCAGTTCAACTAG
- a CDS encoding FHA domain-containing protein, which translates to MRVAFGEFLLDSETRELCRAGRALDLTPKAFDLLAMLIANRPRIVTKAELQERLWPDSFVVDKNLANLVSEIRDALGEDASNPRIIRTAHRVGYAFQHRDGRDEPRHQSARRNERIFRLMWDDQHITLEEGEYVIGRDPDADVYVDSPSVSRRHAVLRITGHQACVEDLGSRNGTFVGDRRIDSSSALQNGDAIRVGSVVLTFRAVVAPGSTKSAG; encoded by the coding sequence ATGCGGGTCGCCTTCGGTGAATTCCTGCTCGACTCAGAGACCCGCGAACTGTGCCGCGCCGGTCGAGCCCTGGATCTCACACCGAAAGCCTTTGATCTCCTGGCGATGCTGATCGCGAACCGGCCAAGGATCGTGACGAAGGCCGAACTCCAGGAACGTTTGTGGCCCGACAGCTTCGTTGTCGACAAGAACCTCGCCAACCTCGTGTCCGAGATCCGTGACGCACTCGGCGAGGATGCTTCCAACCCTCGCATCATCCGCACGGCCCATCGGGTCGGCTATGCGTTCCAGCACCGCGACGGCAGGGACGAGCCGCGGCATCAGTCCGCCCGCAGGAACGAGCGCATCTTCCGGCTCATGTGGGATGACCAGCACATCACGCTCGAAGAGGGCGAGTACGTGATCGGCCGCGATCCGGATGCCGACGTGTACGTGGATTCGCCGAGCGTGTCGCGACGACATGCGGTGCTGAGAATCACGGGGCACCAGGCGTGCGTCGAGGATCTTGGCAGCCGAAACGGCACCTTCGTGGGCGATCGCCGCATCGACAGTTCGTCAGCGCTCCAGAACGGAGATGCCATTCGAGTCGGTTCGGTGGTGCTGACGTTCCGCGCCGTCGTTGCGCCCGGATCGACGAAGTCCGCCGGCTAG
- a CDS encoding ABC transporter permease translates to MKGSSRSSARVSPPNLLPLLGVQPVLGRSFSIEEAEQRQRLVLISHRFWRARFGGSSKALGATLVLNGMPSQIIGVLPADFQVARFDADVWEPHPTHPSTRGGQTWFVIGRLRPTATFEQAQAEMSALSRHLDDQRPATERSRGITVVPVSQYMVGRQSRLALWMLGGAVFLVFLIAAANVTSLSLARSSARAREMALRAAVGASAGRIVRQLLTGSLVLAAVSGLLGMLLALTSIRLIRAFGTTSSVVCLPTPSPGQTSIILYGIRFDARRVSTGGIRCGSRLFVSSYSWGSLQQRWPRHKAHRRRPTCTTSTSRSPRQGRRPHTPSRS, encoded by the coding sequence ATGAAGGGGTCGAGCAGATCGTCGGCGCGAGTATCTCCCCCCAACCTGCTTCCACTGCTCGGTGTCCAGCCCGTCCTGGGGCGCAGCTTCTCGATCGAAGAAGCCGAGCAACGGCAGCGACTGGTCCTGATCAGTCATCGCTTCTGGCGGGCACGATTCGGAGGCTCGTCCAAAGCGCTCGGCGCCACGCTCGTGCTCAACGGCATGCCATCGCAGATCATCGGCGTCCTCCCCGCTGACTTCCAGGTTGCGAGGTTCGACGCGGACGTGTGGGAACCGCATCCGACGCACCCCAGCACGCGCGGCGGACAGACCTGGTTCGTCATCGGAAGACTTCGGCCGACCGCAACGTTCGAGCAGGCCCAGGCGGAGATGAGCGCACTGTCGCGCCATCTCGACGATCAGCGGCCGGCCACCGAGAGGAGCCGTGGCATCACCGTCGTCCCCGTGAGCCAGTACATGGTGGGACGACAGTCGCGGTTGGCGCTGTGGATGCTCGGCGGCGCCGTGTTCCTGGTGTTCCTGATCGCCGCTGCCAACGTCACGAGCCTCTCGCTGGCGCGCAGCAGCGCCCGCGCGCGCGAGATGGCCCTTCGCGCAGCGGTTGGGGCAAGTGCTGGACGGATCGTGCGACAGCTGCTCACCGGGAGCCTCGTGCTCGCCGCTGTCTCGGGACTCCTTGGCATGCTGCTCGCCTTGACGAGCATTCGCCTCATCCGCGCTTTCGGCACAACCTCATCCGTGGTATGTTTGCCCACTCCCTCGCCCGGGCAAACCAGCATCATCCTTTACGGCATCCGGTTCGATGCCCGGCGCGTGAGCACTGGAGGTATCCGATGCGGTTCACGGCTGTTTGTCTCGTCGTATTCGTGGGGATCGCTGCAGCAACGGTGGCCTCGGCACAAGGCACACCGCCGGCGACCGACCTGTACCACGTCCACTTCACGAAGTCCGCGCCAGGGCAGGCGGCCGCACACGCCAAGTCGCTCATGA
- a CDS encoding PadR family transcriptional regulator yields MTPDRSDVLYGTLGLMIIKILEALGPLHGYRIARRVEQISGNQIALNQGTLYPALLKLEQMGWISSKWGTSESGRRVKIYALTRTGRKQLDKEEAQWQRAASIVERFLKISEDTP; encoded by the coding sequence ATGACACCCGACCGGAGTGACGTCCTCTACGGCACCCTCGGCTTGATGATCATCAAGATCCTGGAGGCCCTGGGCCCGTTACATGGGTATCGCATCGCGCGACGCGTCGAGCAGATCAGCGGCAATCAGATCGCACTCAATCAGGGCACGTTGTACCCCGCCCTGCTCAAGCTGGAGCAGATGGGCTGGATCTCGTCCAAATGGGGTACATCCGAGAGCGGCCGTCGCGTGAAGATCTACGCACTCACGCGCACCGGTCGCAAGCAACTCGACAAGGAAGAGGCGCAGTGGCAGCGTGCGGCGAGCATTGTCGAACGCTTCCTGAAGATCTCCGAGGACACCCCATGA